The following are from one region of the Ruficoccus sp. ZRK36 genome:
- a CDS encoding P-II family nitrogen regulator, with the protein MKEIKAYIRKKQLDAVINALAQVQGLSGVSVNTITGFGRSRGILRMVDFETHLKVEAVCPDNVKDAVVRTILDAAHTGKRGDGKVFVTEVAEAWRIESKDEIRPAL; encoded by the coding sequence ATGAAAGAAATAAAGGCATACATCCGCAAGAAGCAGCTGGACGCCGTCATCAATGCCCTTGCACAAGTCCAGGGTTTGAGCGGCGTAAGCGTGAATACCATCACTGGCTTCGGGCGCAGTCGCGGCATCTTGCGCATGGTAGATTTCGAAACTCACCTCAAGGTGGAGGCTGTTTGCCCTGACAATGTGAAGGACGCGGTGGTCCGAACGATTCTGGACGCTGCGCATACTGGAAAAAGGGGCGACGGAAAAGTCTTTGTCACCGAGGTGGCGGAGGCTTGGCGAATCGAGTCCAAGGACGAAATCCGTCCTGCACTCTAA
- a CDS encoding RNA polymerase sigma factor translates to MPKSDEDSLLIQKIGRGDEHALVSLMERFKESIFHFAYRYLRSEEDCAEVTEETFFKVFQKARTFSPRATVKTWIFSIALNLCRDRLRRQKKFHGQVSLDAPVFEGQSEGDLLESVASGSADPYSELRSTDTLQLVNAQILKLPDRIKFPFVFCVLEGHSYDECAAVLKTNRKTVETRIYRARKLLREALDGIL, encoded by the coding sequence ATGCCGAAAAGCGATGAAGACAGTCTGCTCATCCAGAAAATTGGCAGAGGGGACGAGCATGCGTTGGTTTCCCTCATGGAGCGCTTTAAGGAATCGATTTTCCATTTTGCCTATCGGTATCTGAGAAGCGAGGAGGATTGTGCCGAGGTCACAGAAGAAACATTTTTTAAGGTTTTCCAAAAAGCGCGTACGTTCTCCCCTCGTGCGACCGTCAAAACCTGGATTTTTTCGATAGCGCTAAACCTGTGCCGCGATCGATTGCGCCGACAGAAAAAATTCCACGGGCAGGTTTCCTTGGATGCGCCTGTGTTCGAAGGACAAAGTGAAGGCGATCTACTTGAATCCGTTGCTTCCGGGAGCGCTGACCCCTATTCCGAGTTGCGTTCCACGGATACTCTCCAATTGGTGAATGCCCAGATCCTGAAGCTACCCGATAGGATTAAGTTTCCTTTCGTTTTCTGTGTGCTGGAGGGGCATTCCTACGACGAATGCGCCGCTGTACTTAAGACCAACAGAAAGACGGTCGAAACTCGGATTTACCGGGCGCGAAAGCTCCTTCGCGAGGCCCTGGACGGTATTCTGTAA
- a CDS encoding TolC family protein, protein MLKIVLGLTLSVGLISPLLEADEAPSDSQLSGLENYLSRAMAANPQLDAFERRYEAAMQRIPQASALPDPMFQVTHFVESVQTRTGPQENIFMLSQKIPWFGKLSSRENAASAEAQALWFAYQSQQLMLARMVSLAFYEYGYTEEAIRMTQENLELLRNLEPIVEEKVRAGDDINALLRLKVETGKIEDRLQSLQQKRVGQSAKLRELLALPGTALLPWPEWAAPEIISLDGPSLVVAIETNNPELQMLERKISSAEARREIARLESYPDITLGFNYIQTGDPVVNPNTPDAGQDPWGFTVAVNLPIWFDKYDAAKAEALANQRSYESEYDNRFNALRAELSASLASLHDANRRLQLYGKDLLGLAEQAVENSRSGYETGRISILDVIDSERSLLDLQLLYWRAAADAWQQRITIQTLANLPILGTFHATQNDE, encoded by the coding sequence ATGCTGAAAATAGTATTGGGCCTGACCTTGAGTGTAGGGTTGATTAGCCCCCTGCTGGAGGCTGACGAAGCACCTTCAGACTCGCAGTTGTCGGGCCTGGAGAACTATCTGAGCCGGGCGATGGCCGCCAACCCTCAGTTGGATGCGTTTGAACGCCGCTATGAGGCCGCCATGCAGCGTATCCCACAGGCATCGGCCCTGCCCGATCCGATGTTTCAGGTGACGCACTTTGTGGAGTCGGTTCAGACACGGACCGGCCCCCAGGAAAATATCTTTATGCTCAGTCAGAAAATTCCCTGGTTTGGAAAATTGAGCAGCCGTGAAAACGCCGCCTCAGCCGAAGCGCAGGCTCTCTGGTTCGCCTACCAGAGCCAGCAACTAATGTTGGCACGCATGGTATCCCTGGCTTTTTACGAATACGGCTACACGGAGGAGGCCATTCGGATGACGCAGGAGAACCTGGAGCTTCTGCGCAACCTGGAGCCCATTGTGGAAGAAAAGGTAAGGGCCGGAGATGACATCAATGCGCTCCTGCGTCTGAAAGTGGAGACCGGAAAAATCGAGGACCGCCTGCAGTCTTTGCAGCAAAAGCGTGTGGGCCAGTCGGCCAAGCTGAGGGAACTCCTCGCTCTGCCCGGAACGGCCCTACTCCCCTGGCCGGAATGGGCAGCACCGGAAATTATCTCTCTGGACGGCCCTTCCCTCGTTGTGGCGATTGAAACCAACAACCCTGAACTGCAAATGCTCGAACGCAAGATTTCCAGCGCGGAGGCGCGCCGTGAAATTGCCCGCCTGGAAAGCTATCCGGATATCACCTTGGGCTTTAACTACATCCAGACGGGGGACCCCGTCGTGAATCCGAACACGCCCGATGCCGGTCAAGACCCCTGGGGCTTTACGGTCGCGGTGAACCTCCCGATCTGGTTTGACAAGTACGACGCCGCCAAGGCTGAAGCCCTGGCCAACCAGCGCTCGTATGAAAGCGAGTACGACAACCGCTTCAATGCACTGCGTGCGGAATTATCCGCGAGCTTGGCGAGCCTCCATGATGCCAATCGTCGCCTCCAGCTTTACGGCAAAGATTTACTGGGGTTGGCCGAACAGGCCGTCGAAAACAGCCGATCCGGCTATGAAACGGGCCGTATCAGCATTCTTGACGTGATCGACAGCGAGCGCTCTCTGCTCGACCTCCAACTGCTTTACTGGCGTGCCGCCGCCGATGCCTGGCAGCAGCGCATTACCATTCAAACCCTGGCGAATCTGCCCATTTTAGGAACATTCCACGCAACTCAGAACGATGAATAA
- a CDS encoding BT4734/BF3469 family protein, which produces MTKLSLGDALEQIREGRDYQGRDLKPQIKQIRTQCDKEQRRSLKGQLPVLVFSGFSSTNNKEEIEASHNGLICVDIDNLSESQLSSARERLVADPHTLACFLSPSGNGLKVLHYIPFPQRSWTENFPQVQAYYRGTYQLEIDTSCKNINRLCYYSYDRDIYINGEATPLPSVQIPCPQKQAAPLAASTADSAQALERGRLLLEIISDTVGTHDEWIRFCGALSNYLQANGHTAEQALEALTQKWDSEQDRLQLKALVKDRRDTPLEAAEALARRCSPDRWKEYQARYLEDWPHWQRYVYDSVADEIVDVHSGTARTRRGFDLKYASDRPVVRNGDKVSTESPSTYTIRRCPEVAGREYAPAEARPVFVHENGERLLNQYRPVQYPKDALPDRVDLARELIVGHINHLFSDEQEAALLLDYLAWCVQNPGQLRPWMVILYGVQGDGKSWFRELMEAALGEPNVGVLQSSNLEDKFASPAYGKCLTFVEELKLDNVRKYDTLERLKSLIGNRRISLREMRKAPREARATANYLAATNHSDSLPVSDNERRFCVLTSQWVNRKDELRAWVLENPDYYPRLYRMVREEPAAFRAALMGHLVSDSFLATYEAPRTRGTLRMIEEAMPAGAVELQNWISEWEGPWINDRIVYLQALKEKHGIESDPHTRHTAAQIASMPSDKRLGTYLKLLGYTVSVKRSVRLSGGEKRNITIYLKPGVDVEETFEAIKNGQSPQRV; this is translated from the coding sequence ATGACAAAGCTGTCGCTCGGAGATGCCCTTGAGCAAATCCGGGAAGGACGCGATTACCAGGGGCGCGATTTAAAGCCCCAGATTAAGCAGATTCGCACCCAGTGTGATAAGGAGCAGAGACGGTCCCTTAAGGGCCAGTTACCTGTCCTCGTGTTTAGCGGTTTCAGCTCGACCAACAACAAGGAGGAGATCGAGGCCAGCCATAACGGCCTGATCTGCGTGGACATCGACAATCTGAGCGAGAGCCAGCTTTCTTCCGCAAGGGAGCGACTGGTAGCAGACCCGCATACCTTGGCCTGTTTCCTGAGTCCCTCGGGGAACGGCCTCAAGGTGCTTCACTACATCCCATTCCCGCAGCGTTCCTGGACTGAGAACTTCCCGCAAGTCCAAGCGTACTACCGGGGCACCTACCAGCTAGAGATCGACACCTCATGCAAGAACATCAACCGTCTCTGCTATTACAGCTACGACCGTGACATCTACATCAACGGGGAGGCAACGCCCTTGCCCTCCGTCCAGATTCCGTGTCCGCAGAAACAGGCGGCACCGCTGGCAGCCAGCACAGCGGATAGCGCACAGGCCTTAGAACGGGGCAGGCTCCTGCTTGAGATCATCTCCGACACCGTGGGGACTCATGACGAGTGGATTCGGTTCTGCGGGGCGCTCTCCAACTACCTTCAGGCGAATGGTCACACGGCGGAGCAGGCTCTCGAAGCCCTTACCCAAAAATGGGATTCCGAGCAAGACCGCCTGCAACTTAAGGCTCTCGTTAAGGACCGGCGCGATACTCCGCTGGAAGCAGCGGAAGCCCTTGCCCGGCGGTGCTCACCTGATCGGTGGAAGGAGTATCAGGCGCGCTACCTTGAGGACTGGCCACACTGGCAGCGGTATGTCTACGACTCCGTGGCCGATGAGATCGTCGATGTCCACAGCGGGACTGCCCGCACGCGCAGAGGTTTCGACCTCAAGTATGCGAGTGACCGCCCGGTCGTCCGTAACGGGGACAAGGTTTCGACCGAGTCCCCGAGCACCTATACAATCCGGCGTTGTCCAGAAGTGGCAGGCAGGGAGTATGCCCCGGCTGAAGCACGCCCGGTCTTCGTGCATGAGAACGGGGAGCGTCTACTGAATCAGTATCGGCCCGTCCAGTATCCCAAGGACGCGCTTCCCGACAGGGTCGATCTCGCCCGTGAACTGATTGTCGGACACATCAACCATCTGTTTTCCGATGAGCAAGAGGCTGCCCTCCTGCTGGATTATCTCGCGTGGTGCGTCCAGAACCCCGGCCAGCTTAGGCCCTGGATGGTAATCCTGTACGGGGTCCAGGGCGACGGAAAGAGCTGGTTCCGTGAGCTGATGGAGGCGGCACTCGGGGAGCCCAATGTCGGCGTCCTCCAGTCCAGCAACCTTGAAGACAAGTTCGCCTCCCCCGCCTACGGGAAGTGCCTGACCTTTGTCGAAGAGCTAAAGCTCGACAACGTCCGCAAGTACGACACGCTGGAACGGTTGAAGAGCCTGATCGGCAACCGTCGTATCAGCCTGCGCGAAATGCGTAAGGCCCCCCGTGAGGCCCGGGCCACCGCAAACTATCTCGCAGCCACCAACCACTCCGACAGCCTGCCGGTCTCGGATAACGAACGTCGTTTCTGCGTCCTGACCAGCCAGTGGGTAAACCGCAAGGACGAACTGCGGGCATGGGTGCTGGAGAACCCGGATTATTATCCCAGGCTCTACCGGATGGTTCGCGAAGAGCCAGCGGCCTTCCGCGCAGCCCTTATGGGACACTTGGTGAGCGATAGCTTCCTGGCCACATACGAGGCCCCACGCACCCGTGGCACGTTGAGGATGATCGAGGAAGCAATGCCCGCCGGGGCCGTCGAGTTGCAGAATTGGATCAGCGAGTGGGAAGGGCCGTGGATCAACGACCGCATTGTGTACCTCCAGGCTCTGAAGGAAAAGCATGGGATCGAGTCGGACCCACACACCCGACATACCGCTGCCCAGATTGCTTCGATGCCCAGCGACAAAAGGCTCGGGACCTACCTCAAACTGCTCGGCTACACCGTATCAGTAAAGCGCTCTGTTCGGCTGAGCGGAGGCGAAAAGCGCAACATCACGATCTACCTTAAACCCGGCGTGGACGTAGAGGAAACCTTCGAGGCCATCAAAAACGGCCAATCCCCACAAAGAGTTTAA
- a CDS encoding periplasmic heavy metal sensor, which yields MNCGCNKRNKAGLLLALLTGLIVLCVAVSTVTSQFMISGDNWSQHDAMHGHQWLHKELDLTDEEAASIDAFEPEYRQQKAILQAEFQAKIEALRELLVDSDHFSPEVQQAIHELHMVHGQLQELSIRHYFQMMSVLSPQKQARLKQLAGQVLSIPQ from the coding sequence ATGAATTGCGGATGTAACAAGCGAAATAAAGCGGGCCTGTTGCTTGCGCTCCTCACTGGTCTTATTGTGCTCTGTGTCGCTGTATCGACCGTTACGTCCCAGTTCATGATATCTGGGGATAACTGGAGTCAGCACGATGCGATGCATGGGCATCAGTGGCTACACAAAGAACTGGATTTAACCGATGAGGAAGCGGCTTCCATTGATGCTTTCGAGCCGGAATACCGGCAGCAAAAAGCGATATTGCAGGCCGAATTCCAAGCGAAAATCGAGGCACTGCGGGAACTCCTTGTTGATTCCGATCATTTTTCCCCTGAAGTCCAGCAGGCGATTCATGAGCTTCACATGGTTCATGGTCAACTACAGGAGCTATCCATTCGTCATTATTTCCAAATGATGAGCGTTTTATCGCCTCAGAAACAAGCTCGCCTCAAGCAACTCGCCGGTCAGGTACTGAGTATTCCTCAATAA
- a CDS encoding copper-translocating P-type ATPase, with protein sequence MSHDCHTYTDADASHSHDQAKHHHEGHGHSHSNSVKPSASAKYYCPMCPGIESDEPGDCPKCGMRLERNPAYREKGSTTWTCPMHPEVQQDHPGQCPKCGMDLEPMTPTGDDADEEYREILSLKRKTIVAGVLTVPILLLAFDSMIPGLSFEAMLSSRLQGWLEFILATPVILWAGGMFFARGWRSIVNRSLNMFTLIMLGVGAAYAYSVIAILFPGIFPESFRKQGEVALYFEAGAVITTLILFGQWLEARARRQTGRAIQSLLDLAAKTAHRLREDDEEEEVEIDAIQTGDRLRVRPGEKIPLDGIILDGKSAIDESMITGEPLPVAKREGDKVIGATVNQTGSFVMQAEAVGEKTMLSQIIKMVAEAQRSRAPIQKMADRVSGWFVPVVVLVSIFSAILWALLGPAPAMAYATVVAVSVLIIACPCALGLATPMSIMVGVGKGAQHGVLVKNAEAIERAEKVSHLLTDKTGTLTQGKPSVVDIRASVDTSEDALLRICAAVESQSEHPLARAVYEKAKERRLDLPSVTDFESSTGGGVQAKVNNRSVRVGKRAFIESVGIDIPSNLGDEAARLQEEAKTVVWASVDHQLLGLIAIADPIKTTSRAAIELLHAMGIVVVMCTGDNPRTAHAVAKELGIDEVHAEVSPADKQRIVNELKAKGHRVAMAGDGINDAPALAAADVGIAMGTGTDVAIESAGLTLIKGDLRGIVDGLRLSRAVMRNIRQNLFFAFIYNSIGVPVAAGILYPVFGILLSPMIAGAAMAMSSLSVVTNALRLKRFSFNR encoded by the coding sequence ATGAGTCACGATTGTCATACGTACACTGATGCAGACGCAAGCCATTCGCACGATCAGGCCAAACATCATCACGAAGGTCACGGCCATTCCCATTCAAACTCGGTAAAGCCCTCGGCCTCTGCCAAGTACTACTGCCCGATGTGCCCGGGCATCGAATCGGATGAGCCGGGCGATTGTCCCAAATGCGGGATGAGACTGGAGCGCAACCCGGCTTACCGGGAAAAAGGGTCTACCACTTGGACCTGCCCGATGCATCCAGAGGTGCAGCAGGACCATCCTGGCCAGTGCCCCAAGTGCGGGATGGACCTGGAGCCGATGACTCCCACGGGCGACGACGCCGACGAGGAATACAGGGAAATCCTCAGTCTGAAGCGGAAAACGATCGTGGCAGGTGTGTTGACGGTGCCGATTTTACTTCTGGCCTTTGACAGTATGATTCCGGGCCTTTCATTCGAAGCCATGCTCTCGTCCCGGTTGCAGGGGTGGCTGGAGTTCATCTTGGCGACCCCGGTTATCCTTTGGGCAGGCGGAATGTTCTTTGCTCGTGGATGGCGTTCCATTGTCAATCGAAGCCTGAACATGTTTACACTGATCATGCTGGGCGTTGGGGCTGCCTATGCTTATAGCGTGATCGCAATTCTGTTTCCCGGGATTTTTCCAGAGTCTTTCCGTAAGCAGGGCGAAGTCGCTCTTTACTTTGAAGCGGGTGCGGTTATCACAACGTTGATACTCTTCGGTCAATGGCTGGAAGCTCGAGCGAGGCGGCAAACAGGCCGGGCAATCCAAAGCTTGCTGGATCTGGCAGCGAAAACAGCACACCGCCTGCGCGAAGATGACGAAGAGGAAGAAGTCGAAATCGACGCCATTCAGACGGGCGACCGTCTGCGGGTACGTCCTGGTGAAAAAATTCCCTTGGACGGCATCATCCTTGATGGAAAAAGTGCAATTGATGAGTCCATGATTACCGGAGAGCCGCTGCCGGTGGCAAAAAGAGAAGGTGACAAAGTCATTGGGGCCACGGTCAACCAGACCGGAAGCTTCGTCATGCAAGCTGAAGCCGTCGGTGAGAAAACGATGCTCTCACAAATCATTAAAATGGTTGCCGAGGCACAACGTAGCCGTGCCCCTATCCAGAAGATGGCCGACCGAGTGTCGGGCTGGTTTGTGCCGGTTGTGGTCCTTGTCTCGATTTTTTCGGCTATCCTTTGGGCCCTGCTGGGTCCCGCTCCCGCTATGGCTTACGCAACCGTTGTCGCGGTATCTGTCCTGATCATTGCCTGTCCCTGTGCACTTGGTCTTGCCACTCCCATGTCGATCATGGTTGGAGTTGGCAAAGGCGCCCAGCACGGGGTTTTGGTAAAAAACGCTGAGGCCATCGAGCGAGCGGAAAAAGTTTCCCATCTCCTCACTGATAAAACCGGCACCCTTACCCAAGGCAAACCTTCGGTAGTGGACATCCGGGCTTCTGTGGACACGTCTGAGGATGCCTTGTTACGTATCTGCGCAGCGGTAGAATCTCAGTCGGAGCACCCGCTCGCACGAGCCGTTTACGAAAAGGCCAAAGAGCGCCGCCTTGATCTGCCAAGTGTCACTGATTTTGAGAGCTCCACAGGTGGCGGCGTTCAGGCCAAAGTGAATAATCGTTCCGTTCGTGTTGGTAAACGGGCGTTCATCGAGTCAGTCGGTATCGACATCCCCTCGAATCTTGGCGACGAGGCAGCGAGATTGCAGGAGGAAGCAAAAACGGTTGTTTGGGCGTCAGTGGACCATCAACTGCTCGGCCTGATCGCCATCGCTGATCCGATCAAGACAACCTCTCGGGCAGCTATTGAATTGCTGCATGCGATGGGGATTGTCGTGGTTATGTGCACGGGCGACAATCCGCGGACAGCTCATGCGGTTGCGAAAGAACTCGGTATTGACGAGGTCCACGCAGAAGTATCGCCCGCGGACAAGCAACGCATCGTCAATGAACTTAAGGCGAAGGGGCATCGTGTCGCCATGGCAGGTGATGGCATCAACGATGCACCTGCCCTCGCTGCCGCCGATGTTGGCATCGCCATGGGAACCGGCACGGATGTCGCCATTGAAAGCGCAGGGTTGACCCTGATCAAAGGGGATCTGCGTGGTATTGTTGACGGATTGCGCTTGAGTCGCGCTGTCATGCGAAATATTCGCCAGAATCTTTTCTTTGCGTTCATTTACAATTCAATTGGCGTGCCGGTGGCCGCAGGCATCCTTTACCCCGTCTTTGGAATTCTGCTTAGCCCGATGATCGCTGGCGCAGCCATGGCTATGAGTTCGCTGTCGGTTGTTACAAACGCGCTGAGGCTTAAGCGCTTCTCTTTCAATCGATGA